In Lacinutrix sp. Bg11-31, the DNA window GGCTCTAATTCAATTAAAATTTCCTCCCGCAATTTCATACCAAAAAAGAAATTCTTAGTAGGAACTAAAGCAAGATTACCATAGGTTTTATAGTTTTCGTGCGCTTGCTCAAACACTTTTGGATATAAGGTGTAAGATAGGAAATCTTCCATTTCTATGTCTCTTGTAAAGCCTTTTTGGAACTTCTTTTTAAAAGCTTTGTACTCCTCATCAAAATCTATAGGTTCTAAATGTGCGTTTGGTCTATTAGTATATGGCTTTCTGTTTTTTAGAATAATTTTCTGAAGTTTTTTAGGGAATCCGCCTACTGGCTGTCCTAAATCTCCAACAAAGAAACTAATTACAGAATCTGGAAACGAAATCTCGTCACCACGTTTCATAACATCTTCTGTGGTTAGATTATTGGTGACCATAAAAATGGCCATATCTCCAACAACTTTAGAACTTGGTGTTACTTTTATTAAGTTACCAAAGAGTTTATTAACTTCTGCGTACATTTTTTTTACTTCATCAAAACGGTCTGCTAAACCTAAAGCTGTGGCTTGCGGTCGTAAATTAGAATATTGTCCGCCAGGAATTTCATGTTCGAAAACCTCTGCTGTTCCTGCTTTTAAGTCAGACTCAAACGGATAATATAATTCGCGAGTATCTTCCCAGAAATTAGAAAACTGATTTAGTTTTGGCATATCGAAATCATGTGCTCTTGGTTGCCCTTTCATCATTTCTACAACCGCATTAAAATTAGGCTGAGACGTTAAGCCAGATAAGCCACTTAATGCTACATCTACAACATCAACACCAGCTTCAATAGCTTTTAAATACGTTGCTGTTTGTAATGATGAGGTGTCGTGTGTGTGTAAATGAATTGGTACGTTTACAGTGTCTTTTAAAGCCGAAACTAACTCTGTTGCAGCATATGGTTTTAATAAACCTGCCATGTCTTTTATAGCAATCATGTGTGCTCCTGCGTTTTCTAAGTCCTTAGCGAGTTGCGTGTAGTATTTAAGCGTGTATTTTGTTTCGTTTATATCTAAAATATCTCCTGTGTAACTTACGGCAGCTTCTGCAATTCCGCCAGTTTTATTTCGTACATAATTAATACTTGGTTCCATAGCTTTTACCCAGTTTAGAGAATCGAAAATTCTAAAAACATCGACGCCATTCTCCCAAGATTTTTCAACGAATTTTTCTATTAAATTATCTGGATACGCTTTATAACCAACAGCGTTAGAGCCACGTAATAACATTTGGAATAATATGTTTGGTACTGCTTTACGTAACTCTCTTAAACGCGTCCACGGACTTTCGTGTAGGAAACGTAAGCAAACATCGAAAGTTGCGCCTCCCCAAACTTCCATACTAAAAGTGTTTGGATGGTTTTTAGCAAAACTTTCGGCTACCTTTAGCATATCGAACGTTCGCATTCTTGTTGCTAATAAAGATTGATGCGCATCACGCATTGTGGTATCTGTAAAATGAATTTTTTTCTCGTCTTTTAACCAAGCACAGAATTTTTCTGGTCCTAATTCTGTAAGCCTATCTTTTGTGCCTTTTGGATAGGCTTCAGATAAACTGAACTTTGGAACTTTAGGTGTTCTAAAGACTTTGTTTTCTTCAATGAACTTTACGTCCGAATTTCCATTAACAATGACTTCAGCTAAAAAATTAACCACTTTAGAGGTTCTGTCTTGCGGTAGTTTTATTTTAAATAGGGCTGGCGTATTCTGAATAAAATTAACTGTTACTTTTCCATCTTTAAAGGTTGGATGCTGAATAACATTTTGTAAAAAATGAATATTCGTCTTCACACCACGAATTCTAAACTCTTTTAGTGCACGCACCATTTTACGCGTTGCTCCATCTAAAGTTCTTCCGTGAGAGGATACTTTTACTAACATAGAATCGAAAAACGGGCTCACTTGATAGCCTTGATAAATGCTTCCTGCATCTAAACGAATTCCCATTCCAGAGGCACTTCTATAAGTGGTTACATTACCATAATCTGGTGTAAAATTATTTGAAGGATCTTCGGTTGTTAATCGACATTGTAAAGCAAAACCGTAGGTTGCTATGGTTTCTTGACCGTATATTTTAATTTGCTCGCTGTCTAACTTGTAATTTCCAGCGATAAAAATTTGTGTTTTTACTATGTCTATTCCTGTTACCATTTCGGTAACTGTATGTTCTACTTGTATTCTTGGATTTACTTCAATAAAAAAGATGTTATCTTCTTTATCTACTAAAAATTCAACTGTACCAATATTATTATAACCCACTTCTGTAGCAATGGCAACGGCATATTTATATAAACTCTGTTTTACAGTATCGCTTACATTAAATGAAGGTGCAATTTCTACAACTTTTTGATGACGACGTTGTACAGAGCAATCTCGCTCATGTAAGTGACGAATATTACCATGATTATCTGCTACAATTTGTACTTCAATATGTTTTGGATCTTCTACATATTTTTCTAAAAACATGGTGTCGTCTCCAAAAGCATTTAGTGCTTCGTTTCTAGCAGAATCAAAATTGATTTCTAAATCTTCGTCTTTTCTAATAATACGCATGCCACGTCCTCCACCTCCAGAAGCTGCTTTTAGCATTAAAGGATAACCAATGGTTGCGGCTTCGGACAAAGCGACTTTAAGTGATGATAGTTTTTTTTTATTACTTTCAATAATAGGAACATTACATTTTACGGCTACTTTTTTAGCGGTAATTTTGTCTCCTAAAGCATCCATAACCTCAGGCTTTGGGCCTATAAAAATAATACCGTTTGCTGCGCATTGTCTTGCGAATTCAGAGTTTTCAGATAAAAAACCATAACCAGGATGTATGGCATCTACGTTTTTTGCTTTTGCTAAATCTATAATTTGAGCAATATCTAAATAGGGTTTTAAAGGTTGGTTATCCTCTCCAATTTGGTAAGACTCATCTGCTTTATTTCTGTGTTGCGAGTAACGGTCTTCATAAGTGTAAAGTGCGACAGTAGTTAAATTTAACTCTGTACAAGCACGTAAAACGCGAA includes these proteins:
- a CDS encoding pyruvate carboxylase → MKIKKVLVANRGEIAIRVLRACTELNLTTVALYTYEDRYSQHRNKADESYQIGEDNQPLKPYLDIAQIIDLAKAKNVDAIHPGYGFLSENSEFARQCAANGIIFIGPKPEVMDALGDKITAKKVAVKCNVPIIESNKKKLSSLKVALSEAATIGYPLMLKAASGGGGRGMRIIRKDEDLEINFDSARNEALNAFGDDTMFLEKYVEDPKHIEVQIVADNHGNIRHLHERDCSVQRRHQKVVEIAPSFNVSDTVKQSLYKYAVAIATEVGYNNIGTVEFLVDKEDNIFFIEVNPRIQVEHTVTEMVTGIDIVKTQIFIAGNYKLDSEQIKIYGQETIATYGFALQCRLTTEDPSNNFTPDYGNVTTYRSASGMGIRLDAGSIYQGYQVSPFFDSMLVKVSSHGRTLDGATRKMVRALKEFRIRGVKTNIHFLQNVIQHPTFKDGKVTVNFIQNTPALFKIKLPQDRTSKVVNFLAEVIVNGNSDVKFIEENKVFRTPKVPKFSLSEAYPKGTKDRLTELGPEKFCAWLKDEKKIHFTDTTMRDAHQSLLATRMRTFDMLKVAESFAKNHPNTFSMEVWGGATFDVCLRFLHESPWTRLRELRKAVPNILFQMLLRGSNAVGYKAYPDNLIEKFVEKSWENGVDVFRIFDSLNWVKAMEPSINYVRNKTGGIAEAAVSYTGDILDINETKYTLKYYTQLAKDLENAGAHMIAIKDMAGLLKPYAATELVSALKDTVNVPIHLHTHDTSSLQTATYLKAIEAGVDVVDVALSGLSGLTSQPNFNAVVEMMKGQPRAHDFDMPKLNQFSNFWEDTRELYYPFESDLKAGTAEVFEHEIPGGQYSNLRPQATALGLADRFDEVKKMYAEVNKLFGNLIKVTPSSKVVGDMAIFMVTNNLTTEDVMKRGDEISFPDSVISFFVGDLGQPVGGFPKKLQKIILKNRKPYTNRPNAHLEPIDFDEEYKAFKKKFQKGFTRDIEMEDFLSYTLYPKVFEQAHENYKTYGNLALVPTKNFFFGMKLREEILIELEPGKTVIIKLLSVGIPNDLGSRTIFFKVNGENRFVEITDKSLNIKIEQNTKIDPADTNQIGAPLQGSLYKVLVKKGQEVKENDPLFIIEAMKMETTVTAFKSGTVKTVSLKEGSMVKQDDLIVTIE